A genomic region of Armatimonadota bacterium contains the following coding sequences:
- a CDS encoding helix-turn-helix transcriptional regulator: MGRHPSRRHASPEDVPIGGRIRERRREIGMTQTHLAGDVYTKSFISQMESGHADPSMDTLRYLGRRLEMALSSMAGSVADQHLAAVEGLLAWAQEARKAGGTDAARRAIELSIEIATAHGWHRRRAEACLLLAEVEIESGANDRAAGALERIPEPSVLADPRIAIRKILAEGLLALRRHDVPEATAAFRRALGQSRRSARHDDLTARALEGLGEALARAGDIRQSRRRLEAAARMAARSRR, from the coding sequence ATGGGACGTCATCCATCACGGCGCCACGCATCACCCGAGGATGTTCCGATCGGAGGACGGATCCGCGAGCGCAGACGCGAGATCGGGATGACCCAGACACACCTGGCCGGCGATGTCTACACCAAGAGCTTCATCAGCCAGATGGAAAGCGGGCACGCGGACCCCTCCATGGATACCCTGCGCTACCTGGGCCGCAGGCTGGAGATGGCGCTGTCCAGCATGGCAGGCAGCGTCGCCGATCAGCATCTGGCAGCTGTGGAAGGCCTGCTGGCATGGGCACAGGAGGCGCGGAAGGCCGGCGGCACCGATGCCGCGCGCCGCGCGATCGAGCTCAGCATCGAGATCGCCACGGCCCACGGGTGGCACCGACGCCGCGCAGAGGCCTGTCTGCTCCTGGCAGAGGTTGAGATCGAGTCGGGGGCCAACGACCGGGCGGCGGGCGCGCTTGAGCGGATTCCAGAACCATCAGTCCTGGCCGACCCCCGCATCGCCATTCGGAAGATCCTGGCTGAAGGCCTGCTTGCCCTTAGAAGGCATGATGTACCCGAGGCGACCGCGGCGTTCAGAAGGGCGCTTGGCCAATCACGCAGGTCTGCCCGGCACGATGACCTGACGGCCCGGGCGCTGGAGGGTCTCGGCGAGGCGCTCGCGCGGGCAGGTGACATCCGGCAGTCCCGGCGCAGGCTCGAAGCCGCAGCGCGAATGGCGGCGCGGTCGCGCAGGTAG
- a CDS encoding sigma-70 family RNA polymerase sigma factor: MRYCAPTHDPAARDPLVRACEPLVRGIASDYRNPGHEEDLVQVGFLGLLNAIEHFDPSRGTPFQVLARHFIRGEIRHYLRDHASVLRRPRWLDQVSGQIEQAVGAHLGENGRYPGLAELAEMLSMDEESLTKTLKTRQVVRTISLDVDDECGQPRVDADSAGRPRTAWLEVPVEDRMMLIEALETLNPIQRVVVFYIFFTDLTQSECAARVADARPARDLTAQS; the protein is encoded by the coding sequence ATGCGGTACTGTGCCCCCACGCACGACCCCGCGGCGCGCGATCCGCTGGTGCGCGCGTGCGAGCCGCTCGTGCGTGGGATCGCCTCCGACTACCGGAACCCGGGTCACGAAGAAGATCTCGTGCAGGTTGGGTTCCTGGGGTTGCTCAACGCCATCGAGCACTTCGATCCATCAAGGGGGACGCCATTCCAGGTCCTTGCCCGCCATTTCATCCGTGGGGAGATCCGGCATTACCTACGGGATCACGCTTCGGTCCTGCGCCGGCCCAGATGGCTGGATCAGGTCAGCGGCCAGATCGAACAGGCGGTGGGCGCGCATCTCGGCGAGAACGGCCGCTACCCCGGGCTCGCCGAGCTGGCCGAGATGCTCTCCATGGACGAGGAATCGTTGACCAAGACCCTCAAGACGCGTCAGGTGGTCCGAACCATCTCGCTCGACGTGGACGACGAGTGTGGCCAGCCCAGGGTGGACGCGGACAGCGCCGGACGACCGCGGACGGCCTGGCTGGAGGTGCCAGTGGAAGACCGGATGATGCTGATAGAGGCCCTGGAGACGCTCAACCCGATCCAGCGCGTCGTCGTCTTCTACATCTTCTTCACCGATCTGACGCAGTCGGAGTGCGCCGCGCGGGTTGCTGATGCCAGACCCGCCCGCGACCTGACCGCTCAATCCTAG
- a CDS encoding aspartate kinase, whose product MGLIVQKYGGSSVATAERLRHVASRVASTRREGANVVVVVSAPGHMTDDLIARAREISPRPPARELDMLMAVGEQISISLLSMAVQEIGEQAISLTGGQVRIVTDGVHTKARILDVDRRRIDAELAQGRIVIVAGFQGVTPEDEITTLGRGGSDVTAVALASALGADQCEIYTDVPGVFTADPRIEPNARQLARLSYDEMLEMASSGAVVLQARSVEYAKAYRVRMHVRSTWSEAPGTIVEEVPDVERIRTVTGVTHDVDVARITITDVPDISGIAHRIFSALAERQINVDMIVKAASRGGKADISFTVTKADAPVAEETARGVALEVGGGEVVAVEGVAKVSVVGAGMASNPGVAAKVFGALADAGINIQMISTSEIKISCVVSAEEIQNAVHSLHSAFDLEGVRPVQ is encoded by the coding sequence GTGGGGCTCATCGTGCAGAAGTATGGGGGCAGTTCGGTGGCGACGGCCGAGCGCCTGCGGCATGTCGCCTCCCGCGTGGCCTCGACGCGCCGGGAAGGCGCGAACGTGGTGGTCGTCGTGTCCGCGCCGGGACACATGACCGACGACCTGATCGCGCGCGCGCGCGAGATCTCCCCGCGCCCGCCGGCGCGTGAACTCGACATGCTCATGGCAGTGGGCGAGCAGATCTCGATCTCGCTCCTGAGTATGGCGGTCCAGGAGATTGGGGAGCAGGCGATATCCCTGACCGGTGGTCAGGTGCGGATCGTCACCGACGGCGTGCACACGAAGGCCCGAATCCTCGATGTTGACCGGCGGCGCATAGATGCCGAACTGGCGCAGGGCCGCATCGTCATCGTGGCCGGGTTCCAGGGGGTTACCCCCGAAGATGAGATCACAACCCTGGGACGCGGTGGGTCCGATGTCACCGCGGTTGCGCTGGCGTCGGCCCTGGGCGCAGATCAGTGCGAGATCTACACCGATGTGCCGGGCGTGTTCACCGCCGATCCCAGGATCGAGCCCAACGCCAGGCAACTGGCCCGCCTGTCGTACGACGAGATGCTCGAGATGGCCTCCAGCGGAGCAGTCGTCCTGCAGGCCAGATCTGTGGAGTACGCCAAGGCGTACCGCGTGCGGATGCACGTGCGCTCGACCTGGAGCGAGGCGCCAGGCACCATCGTTGAGGAGGTCCCCGACGTGGAACGCATTCGCACGGTTACCGGAGTTACCCACGACGTTGACGTTGCGCGCATCACGATCACCGACGTTCCTGACATCTCGGGCATCGCCCACCGCATCTTCTCGGCGCTGGCCGAGCGGCAGATCAACGTGGACATGATCGTCAAGGCCGCCAGCCGGGGCGGCAAGGCGGACATCTCATTCACCGTGACCAAGGCCGACGCCCCGGTCGCGGAGGAGACCGCCCGAGGGGTGGCGTTGGAGGTCGGCGGTGGGGAGGTGGTGGCCGTCGAGGGCGTGGCGAAGGTCTCGGTCGTCGGGGCCGGCATGGCGAGCAACCCTGGTGTGGCCGCCAAGGTGTTCGGCGCGCTGGCGGATGCGGGCATCAACATCCAGATGATCAGCACTTCGGAGATCAAGATCTCGTGTGTGGTGTCCGCCGAGGAGATCCAGAACGCCGTGCACTCCCTGCACAGCGCCTTCGATCTGGAGGGAGTCCGGCCGGTTCAGTAG
- a CDS encoding patatin-like phospholipase family protein, with protein MPDHGDEAGPPRGQRVDLVFEGGGVKGIGLVGALSVLEERGFVPQNVAGTSAGALVAVLHAAGYSASELREIILKLDLRRFLDAAWEDRIPVVGMPLSILLDQGIYEGDAFLAFVRGLLEAKRVRTFSDLIHPEFADQPRYRYRAQVIVSDLTERRLLVLPRDAQRLGVRPDDLDVALSVRMSMSIPIFFEPVRFRHARTGRVHLIVDGGMLSNFPVWLFDTEDEPPWPTFGLLLVEPDPRTPVSERLPRPEEARGPARRVVDYLKSIVLTMLEAHDRLYVESADFARTIPIPTLGIGGTEFHLPRHQAMALYESGRIASERFLSSWDFEGYVAEFRQGKDQSRRREIAGRIRRARTLRPRGES; from the coding sequence ATGCCCGACCATGGGGATGAGGCAGGCCCGCCGCGCGGCCAGCGTGTGGATCTCGTCTTCGAGGGCGGAGGGGTCAAGGGGATCGGGCTGGTCGGTGCCCTATCGGTCCTCGAGGAGCGCGGCTTCGTGCCCCAGAACGTGGCCGGGACCTCCGCCGGCGCCCTCGTTGCTGTCCTGCACGCAGCCGGGTACTCTGCCTCGGAGCTGCGCGAGATCATTCTGAAGCTTGACCTGCGCAGGTTCTTGGATGCCGCCTGGGAAGATCGCATACCCGTCGTCGGGATGCCGCTCAGCATCCTGCTGGACCAGGGGATCTACGAGGGTGACGCATTCCTCGCGTTTGTGCGCGGCCTGCTGGAGGCGAAGCGCGTGCGTACGTTCTCCGATCTGATCCACCCCGAGTTTGCGGATCAGCCACGATACCGGTACCGGGCTCAGGTGATCGTTTCAGACCTGACCGAACGCCGCCTGCTGGTGCTACCCCGGGACGCGCAGAGGCTCGGCGTGCGCCCGGATGACCTCGACGTGGCGCTGTCGGTTCGGATGAGCATGAGCATTCCCATCTTCTTTGAACCGGTGCGGTTTCGGCACGCGCGTACCGGGCGGGTGCACTTGATAGTCGACGGCGGGATGCTGTCCAACTTCCCGGTCTGGTTGTTCGACACCGAGGATGAGCCACCGTGGCCCACCTTCGGACTGTTGCTGGTCGAGCCCGATCCGAGGACCCCGGTGTCCGAACGCCTGCCCAGGCCCGAGGAGGCCCGCGGTCCGGCCCGCAGGGTGGTTGACTACCTCAAGAGCATCGTTCTGACCATGCTGGAAGCCCACGATCGCCTCTACGTCGAGAGCGCCGACTTTGCGCGCACGATCCCGATACCAACGCTCGGCATCGGAGGCACGGAGTTCCACCTGCCGCGCCACCAGGCCATGGCCCTGTACGAGTCCGGCCGGATCGCGTCCGAACGGTTCCTTTCGTCCTGGGACTTCGAGGGGTACGTCGCCGAGTTCAGGCAGGGCAAGGACCAGTCGCGCCGGAGGGAGATCGCAGGCCGGATTCGACGGGCACGGACGCTACGGCCTCGAGGGGAGTCCTGA
- a CDS encoding PLP-dependent aminotransferase family protein: MNRSALTRLMPEGPVGTWLAGFRIDSSSQTPLYLQIASEIEHRIGHGRIAIGERLPPQRALAELVGVSRNTAVQAYRELERRGWVRSRVGRGTFAALPLDRAVPNPSWQPQFSASISRVTRPFMGEVNTEQAGRLSLASGKVAADPSIIGTFRQMFDLVLEREGARAFEPGPPQGIPALRAALAAHLHAGGADVRPQEILITAGARQALSILASILVDPGDTVVTEGPTYRGAIQAFQGVGARIICVPTDGDGLDLEALESVLAYTRPKLIYVIPTFQNPSSVSLSLERRHLLIEAAARRAVPIVEDDPYWELRYEGARLPRLKALDTWGGVIHVGTFSKLVFPGVRVGWIAGPPGVIRQAAVAKAGGGLHVSSLPQWAMARLLEENLLEPHLRRACQRLRSKRDLLLASLARHARGRLMARRPEGGLFVWARLPAPVQAADLLKSTSAKGVDFVAGPAFWPSGGDPYAMRLCFAGLDEPQLEEAAAIVGRSLASALTGVEPGEERHPERAPAGYMECGRRRGRAVPGRRA, from the coding sequence ATGAACAGATCGGCGCTGACGAGGTTGATGCCGGAAGGCCCGGTGGGGACGTGGCTCGCGGGGTTCCGCATCGATTCATCGTCGCAGACCCCCCTGTACCTCCAGATAGCGTCCGAGATCGAGCACCGAATCGGGCACGGCCGCATTGCCATCGGCGAACGGCTACCTCCGCAGAGAGCGCTCGCGGAACTGGTCGGTGTCAGCAGGAACACAGCGGTTCAGGCCTATCGCGAGCTTGAGCGCCGTGGATGGGTGCGCAGCCGCGTGGGGCGGGGCACATTCGCGGCCCTTCCCCTCGACCGCGCGGTGCCCAACCCCTCGTGGCAGCCGCAGTTCTCCGCATCAATCAGCAGGGTAACGCGCCCGTTCATGGGTGAGGTGAACACAGAACAGGCGGGCAGGCTCAGCCTGGCCTCGGGTAAGGTCGCGGCCGATCCGTCCATAATCGGCACCTTCAGGCAGATGTTCGACCTGGTCCTTGAGCGCGAGGGCGCACGAGCCTTCGAGCCGGGCCCCCCGCAGGGGATTCCCGCGCTGCGCGCTGCACTGGCCGCTCACCTGCATGCGGGAGGCGCCGACGTCCGGCCACAGGAGATCCTCATCACCGCAGGGGCGCGGCAGGCGCTGAGTATCCTGGCGTCAATCCTGGTTGACCCAGGCGATACTGTGGTTACCGAAGGGCCCACGTATCGCGGTGCCATCCAGGCCTTCCAGGGTGTTGGCGCGCGCATCATCTGCGTGCCGACTGACGGTGACGGCTTGGATCTGGAGGCTCTTGAATCCGTGCTGGCCTACACGAGGCCGAAGCTGATCTACGTAATCCCGACATTCCAGAACCCGAGCAGTGTTTCTCTATCGCTCGAGCGGAGGCATCTGCTCATCGAAGCCGCCGCCCGCCGCGCGGTACCGATTGTGGAAGACGATCCCTACTGGGAGCTCCGCTACGAAGGTGCGCGGCTTCCACGCCTGAAGGCGCTCGACACATGGGGAGGTGTCATACATGTGGGCACCTTCTCGAAGCTGGTCTTCCCCGGGGTCCGCGTCGGATGGATCGCGGGACCGCCCGGCGTCATACGTCAGGCAGCCGTTGCCAAGGCCGGGGGCGGGCTGCACGTCAGCAGCCTCCCGCAGTGGGCGATGGCGCGGCTGCTTGAGGAGAACCTGCTTGAGCCACATCTCCGGCGGGCGTGCCAGCGCCTCCGGTCGAAGCGAGACTTGCTCCTGGCCTCGCTCGCGCGGCACGCTCGCGGCCGCCTGATGGCTCGCAGACCTGAGGGCGGGTTGTTCGTGTGGGCGCGGCTCCCCGCCCCCGTGCAGGCCGCCGACCTGCTGAAGAGCACCTCGGCGAAGGGGGTCGACTTCGTGGCAGGCCCGGCCTTCTGGCCGAGCGGAGGCGATCCATACGCAATGCGGCTGTGCTTTGCGGGCCTCGACGAGCCGCAACTGGAAGAAGCCGCAGCGATTGTGGGGCGGAGCCTGGCAAGCGCGCTGACCGGCGTCGAGCCCGGAGAAGAGAGGCATCCGGAGCGCGCTCCAGCCGGCTACATGGAGTGCGGACGCAGAAGAGGGCGGGCCGTCCCAGGGCGGAGAGCCTAG
- a CDS encoding threonine synthase, with the protein MVRLLYGGQHRAGGGTVKPSSWKGIIAAYQEFLPPVATPVTLHEGNTPLVPSSWLEGRLGRRVWLKMEGSNPTCSFKDRGMTVAVSRAAEEGARGVICASTGNTAASAAAYAARAGLSCGILLPAGAVARGKLVQAAAHGARVIAVEGEFEEILGMAMKLAAEEGYTLVNSLNPLRLEGQATASYEICDALGRAPAAVVLPVGNGGNITAYWMGFLRYHAAGRINSRPWMIGVQAEGANPLVRGSPVARPETVASAIRIGRPAGWKGAVEAVEASGGRFLQVSDAEILAAQRALAEEGVFVEPASAAAAAGALHLPEAGFPDGDLVCVLTGHGLKDPDAVRMLEPKRVPLSPGGLRAALA; encoded by the coding sequence ATGGTCCGTCTGTTATACGGTGGCCAACACCGCGCAGGGGGAGGCACAGTGAAACCCAGTTCCTGGAAGGGAATCATCGCGGCGTACCAGGAGTTCCTGCCGCCCGTGGCCACACCGGTCACGCTGCACGAAGGCAACACGCCCCTGGTTCCCTCATCGTGGCTGGAAGGGCGCCTGGGGCGCCGCGTGTGGCTCAAGATGGAAGGCAGCAACCCAACGTGCTCGTTCAAGGACCGCGGCATGACCGTCGCCGTGAGCCGGGCCGCGGAGGAGGGCGCCCGTGGAGTGATCTGCGCTTCCACCGGCAACACCGCGGCCTCGGCCGCCGCCTATGCCGCCCGGGCAGGGCTTTCGTGCGGCATTCTGCTGCCCGCCGGCGCGGTGGCTCGGGGGAAGCTTGTTCAGGCCGCGGCGCACGGCGCGCGCGTGATCGCGGTTGAGGGGGAGTTCGAGGAGATCCTCGGCATGGCGATGAAGCTGGCAGCGGAAGAGGGATACACGCTGGTCAACTCGCTCAACCCGCTTCGGCTCGAGGGACAGGCCACGGCATCGTACGAGATCTGCGATGCATTGGGCCGCGCGCCTGCGGCCGTGGTTCTTCCGGTGGGGAACGGCGGCAACATCACCGCGTATTGGATGGGGTTCCTCCGCTACCATGCGGCGGGGCGGATCAACTCGCGCCCCTGGATGATAGGAGTGCAGGCCGAGGGTGCCAACCCCCTGGTGCGGGGCTCGCCCGTGGCCCGTCCCGAGACCGTGGCGTCGGCGATCCGCATCGGCCGTCCGGCAGGATGGAAGGGTGCGGTCGAGGCCGTGGAGGCCTCGGGGGGCCGGTTCCTGCAGGTGAGCGATGCCGAGATCCTCGCGGCCCAGCGGGCGCTCGCGGAGGAAGGGGTTTTCGTCGAGCCCGCCTCGGCCGCCGCTGCCGCGGGCGCCCTGCATCTTCCCGAGGCCGGGTTTCCCGACGGCGACCTTGTGTGCGTGCTGACGGGCCACGGCCTGAAGGACCCCGACGCCGTGCGAATGTTGGAGCCGAAGCGGGTGCCGCTATCGCCGGGAGGATTGCGGGCCGCGCTCGCGTAG
- a CDS encoding tetratricopeptide repeat protein encodes MTLGEKVRQARKSRGLTQRRLAAGDLSESFISMLEHDKVRPSLETLRVLAGRLNVPLADLLDADPPPRKKVALKLELGTSLLRKHSFTEALEAFQEAERASAPDPGLEIAFRIQMGLGQALTGLRQFELAELHLERGRAIAGALGRPDLVARVASATGFLSLRQRDYPAARDAFSRALSAIRSVVPVDVEFEGRQLANLGRTYSELGLPAQALDCYQAALERLEPLGDVGAMGLLHFNLGVAYERQQAFDLAHDHLARAALLFEAQENLHLLGTVKRSLGILLVSRGRLGEGTEALEQSLTLAARLADDAGRAQTLTELARAAMLRGDLAEARGQAEEAIRLSVKLQDPSEAARAEAVVAAVCHREGRLDEAAHRYAFALEQFERLQAAGEIARISRDYAFLALERGEEGSAARLFARAFRAQEAALAAS; translated from the coding sequence GTGACGCTTGGTGAGAAGGTCCGCCAGGCCCGCAAGAGCCGTGGCCTGACTCAGCGACGGCTGGCAGCGGGCGACCTATCCGAGAGCTTCATCAGCATGCTCGAGCACGACAAGGTTCGCCCTTCACTCGAGACGCTGCGGGTGCTAGCCGGCCGGTTGAACGTGCCGCTTGCAGATCTGCTCGATGCCGACCCCCCCCCGCGCAAGAAGGTGGCCCTGAAACTCGAACTCGGTACATCGCTGTTGCGGAAACACAGCTTCACCGAAGCCCTGGAAGCATTCCAGGAGGCGGAACGGGCTTCGGCTCCGGATCCCGGGTTGGAGATCGCCTTCCGCATCCAGATGGGGTTGGGCCAGGCGCTCACGGGTCTGAGGCAGTTTGAGCTGGCCGAACTCCACCTGGAGCGCGGGCGTGCTATCGCGGGTGCGCTCGGGCGGCCGGATCTCGTCGCGCGCGTGGCAAGCGCCACTGGGTTCCTTTCCCTCCGGCAGCGCGACTACCCGGCCGCCCGAGATGCGTTCTCCCGGGCCTTGAGCGCGATCCGCTCAGTCGTCCCTGTAGACGTTGAGTTCGAGGGCAGGCAACTGGCCAACCTCGGTCGGACCTACTCGGAACTCGGCCTACCCGCTCAGGCCCTTGACTGCTACCAGGCAGCCCTCGAACGGCTCGAGCCGCTGGGTGATGTGGGCGCGATGGGACTGCTCCACTTCAACCTCGGCGTCGCCTACGAGCGGCAGCAAGCCTTTGATCTGGCCCATGACCACCTGGCGCGGGCCGCCCTGTTGTTCGAAGCCCAGGAGAACCTCCATCTGCTGGGCACGGTCAAGCGCAGCCTGGGCATCCTGCTGGTGAGCCGCGGACGCCTCGGTGAGGGAACAGAGGCGCTCGAGCAGAGTCTTACCCTTGCCGCGCGCCTGGCCGACGACGCCGGACGGGCGCAGACGCTGACCGAGCTCGCCCGGGCCGCCATGCTGCGCGGAGATCTCGCGGAGGCGCGTGGCCAGGCAGAAGAGGCGATCCGCCTTTCAGTGAAGCTCCAGGATCCTTCAGAGGCGGCGCGGGCCGAGGCAGTGGTGGCAGCGGTCTGCCATCGTGAGGGCCGTCTCGACGAAGCCGCCCACAGGTACGCCTTCGCGCTGGAGCAGTTCGAGCGTCTCCAAGCAGCGGGAGAGATCGCCCGGATCAGCCGTGACTACGCCTTCCTCGCGCTCGAGCGCGGGGAGGAGGGAAGCGCGGCCAGGCTCTTCGCCCGGGCGTTCCGCGCCCAGGAGGCCGCTCTCGCCGCAAGTTAG
- a CDS encoding N-acetylmuramoyl-L-alanine amidase: MPRIVPDAWMPECRMQRIITHWTGGAHHAGSEDREHYHVLIESDGRLVRGDHAISDNVSTAGDDYARHTRMMNAGSIGIAACGMAGAMQRPFRAGRYPMNAGQYEVMAAVVADLCERYRIPVAPRTVLGHGEVESALGVPQGGKWDPMVLPWDPQRSTVEVGEAFRARVVQSMGGAARRERLLPVLVVVDGRTVSDEGLLKGGSAWCPLRPLADLLGWAILRIDGRDATLRTEVGDCDLAANVRGDRGYVKISELCARLGWPAPVWDAATRTVRVHSFKGERGSR; encoded by the coding sequence ATGCCGCGAATCGTGCCCGACGCGTGGATGCCCGAGTGCCGCATGCAGCGCATCATCACCCACTGGACCGGCGGAGCGCACCACGCCGGCTCAGAGGACCGGGAACACTACCATGTCCTGATCGAGTCCGACGGACGTCTGGTGCGCGGCGACCACGCAATATCGGACAACGTGAGCACGGCCGGCGACGACTACGCCCGGCACACCCGGATGATGAACGCGGGAAGCATCGGCATCGCGGCATGCGGCATGGCCGGCGCCATGCAACGACCGTTCCGGGCCGGAAGGTACCCGATGAACGCTGGCCAGTACGAGGTGATGGCAGCGGTGGTAGCCGATCTCTGCGAGCGGTACCGCATACCGGTGGCTCCCCGCACTGTGCTGGGGCACGGCGAGGTCGAGTCCGCGCTCGGCGTGCCGCAGGGAGGCAAGTGGGATCCCATGGTGCTGCCATGGGATCCGCAGAGGTCCACGGTCGAAGTGGGCGAGGCATTTCGCGCGAGGGTTGTGCAAAGCATGGGTGGCGCCGCGCGAAGGGAGCGGCTACTTCCGGTGCTCGTGGTCGTGGACGGCCGCACGGTCTCGGACGAGGGACTGCTCAAGGGCGGGTCTGCATGGTGCCCCCTGCGACCGCTGGCCGACCTCTTGGGCTGGGCGATCCTCCGTATTGACGGTCGGGACGCCACCCTGCGCACCGAGGTTGGGGACTGCGATCTGGCCGCGAATGTGCGGGGCGACCGCGGCTACGTGAAGATCTCCGAGTTGTGTGCCCGGTTGGGATGGCCGGCTCCTGTCTGGGACGCTGCCACGCGCACGGTCCGCGTGCACTCATTCAAGGGAGAGAGGGGGTCGCGATGA